A genomic region of Manihot esculenta cultivar AM560-2 chromosome 15, M.esculenta_v8, whole genome shotgun sequence contains the following coding sequences:
- the LOC110602308 gene encoding BURP domain-containing protein BNM2A has protein sequence MGIHFPSRRIILSALLLLLFAKSSSSSRMIRDSEVKEAAADDSQPLIKIDHQMHHMDPSVHVFFTLDDLKAGKKIPVYFPNKDPSASPHLLSREETNSIPFSLSQLPYLLELFSLSKHSPQAKAMEYTLRLCDVKPTEGETKICATSLESMLDFVRATFVLDTQFKVLTTNYLTNPVKQLQNYTVLEEPREILAEKIVGCHVMPYPYVVYYCHRAESGDKLFEMLLGGENGERVQAPGICHRDTSKWDRDHVSFRLLKMKPGTSPVCHFFPANNIVWVPLSA, from the exons ATGGGTATTCATTTTCCTTCCAGGAGAATTATTCTTTCTGCTCTACTTCTTTTACTG TTTGCTAAAAGTAGCAGCAGTTCCAGGATGATAAGAGACTCAGAAGTGAAAGAGGCAGCTGCTGATGATAGCCAACCACTCATCAAGATTGATCATCAAATGCATCACATGGACCCTTCAGTCCATGTGTTCTTCACTTTAGATGATCTAAAAGCTGGAAAGAAAATTCCAGTCTACTTCCCAAACAAAGACCCTTCTGCTTCTCCCCATTTGCTATCTAGAGAAGAAACCAATTCCATTCCTTTCTCTTTATCACAACTCCCTTACCTTCTTGAACTTTTCTCTCTTTCCAAACACTCCCCTCAAGCCAAAGCCATGGAATATACTCTAAGGCTATGTGATGTTAAACCCACAGAAGGAGAGACCAAGATATGTGCTACATCCTTAGAATCCATGCTTGATTTTGTACGTGCCACCTTTGTGTTGGATACCCAGTTCAAAGTTTTAACTACTAATTATCTCACAAACCCAGTTAAACAATTACAAAATTACACTGTTTTAGAAGAACCAAGAGAGATTCTGGCAGAAAAAATTGTGGGATGTCATGTAATGCCTTATCCTTATGTTGTGTATTATTGCCATAGAGCAGAAAGTGGAGACAAGCTGTTTGAGATGTTATTGGGTGGTGAGAATGGGGAAAGAGTTCAAGCTCCAGGGATTTGCCATAGGGACACCTCTAAATGGGACAGGGACCATGTGTCGTTTCGTCTGCTGAAAATGAAGCCTGGAACTTCACCAGTTTGCCATTTCTTTCCAGCAAACAACATAGTTTGGGTGCCTTTGTCTGCTTAA